Proteins from a single region of Macrobrachium nipponense isolate FS-2020 chromosome 11, ASM1510439v2, whole genome shotgun sequence:
- the LOC135206186 gene encoding serine/arginine repetitive matrix protein 2-like (The sequence of the model RefSeq protein was modified relative to this genomic sequence to represent the inferred CDS: added 497 bases not found in genome assembly), protein MADSDDDSHGGNSDDEIAELRIQALLTKKVNEAEISPSREPPQSSSYKNVNKSHHSDRSRSFRHFHGSNHGGNAGGRIPVVGAPNYVVDLTPSHVGGEYESNYHQQFEGARNFRRKGHYMQGHSRGRGQGHYDGRGNTQNYNNSFSNPHPAKTQSPSLVLPQDKYANTQPQEQTKPKEKMSARWRRMQGTDSESDSEDTESDSSDSSSDSSGSSSSSSGSSSGSDSDSDDSSVHKHKVSKDGKKDLSQGDAKPVVIPANSSLKVQRSKDAVSKSPPKQVIAHGKSSPQKAVGSSRRSSVSPTSKKYSGSQQQQQKQSPNHLHKRLSGSPPSHNTFSSSVRPRSPAQHLSSRSPGRGSGRSPGTRGRNVRSRSLSPSRKRSRSPLPWKRGRSPLPLGRSRSPMHRRVSPRRGSRSPLPGKSPSPRERRGSRNSPVRRNSSHSLSGKASLGRRSSRSPLGRLSRSPLGRSSRSPFKRSTRSPLRRGSRSPLGRGPRSPLGRNSRSPLGSRPRSMGRRASRSPYSRRGSRTPVRRRGSFSPLPRRDSRSPMHRRTPPLKGSRSPLPRSPLQKRSSGPYISRRSSRSPLLKRNSRSPLPHRSTRSPLLSPRSRRTPPLKRRSNSAQRNTSRSPHRRSSQSPGMRRSSRSPLHRRLESRSPIRRQDSRSPFHRHGSRNSLHRQASRSPRPGRHSKRSLPPRGSRSPVSRRHSRSPLHRLSRSPYRELGKSPGEGGRMKPESSRKRGLSRSCSPPPWRYSRSPVRRSSRSPLGRLARSPHRLNKSSPQKLLKASPSGRNIRSPPLQRISKSPLPRRLSRSPRRTRSPAPRRLSRSPLPRSSRSPVSRMISKSPHHHSRSPALRRISRSPLPHLSRSPLPIRRLGDKSPSPRRLHRLSPSSHRSYSPNRKNQRFSESPLSPQNYSTRSQHFRRSLSPMARRGQNMIMKSHSPFGRSPSPSGRKEWGHGRRSGSLFERNSRSLSPQNRIGRGSTPPRERNQRLTSRGGRGGFGYQGYDRAADNAHVSRFPQSNALAAAGRLEFPPGFNNYNVNNNQRRLEYDEMNSDPLARSGWSQGTRNDRDYSPHRIAEGGWQSQYQQRDRPGPLIYPHPDDQFDNRGHNLNRLGHQGPVTQGARGRGRGRISSPKPLMYRSISPPPHLERSPQRFPVGNRFSELPPQGQNERRRRFSPGRLPPRNERSRSRSPYSGGSQMQIQGGRGRPLSPREQLRRGPRTPPIPPNKKLSPRQSVWPEEKGSVQTNRGSPSFVNEKMPSTSGSNQNSDRYSHRSKSPSNSREQFRTRDLGSHHQQYQGGRGHSPPFDRRQEEKYTGDLRDRLGRDPGSHISQDKSKKGRLQSPQKGESRSRANAGGGRGRGRGNRARRPGSPDRSRRQVPQNTEVSLQQQPRSPSSHQKGASSSGSWERKGSKSSTLQGKANPKYSHQSPERHGRNGSPWLEPVTPEKQSQTGGDRSVSPAANMGEPQKAKSSKPDAKSAEKGKEIERKPRTNNKEKEDLSSKGKRDMPKRSDNNSQDQQSKKNNGSGQLLPQDGKKAAVKPKEEQRQTFKNKNGKEKEEKKDDDGIEKKKKKRKKKYRKVSKEEGEDDSDDDESVKSKSSKKKKKEKKKKKDSKKKKKKHKRADSDSDEVEQPRSKSQKEGKRNTEDLPDLRQTLKRKIDSSVDRSTNRPEGSKKEEKSQRKERDEEKDSKSHLNDESTRKKRPDGKPILVTVRSGEDRKVTSGKPSNKRGGDGSVTQRVSVHDRLGPAKSSWDNKSGRSSGGGGSGIGRQKRGDKPKGHQGGGGGANNSSSSGSASRLKMRQ, encoded by the exons GGAAGCAACCATGGTGGAAATGCTGGAGGAAGAATACCAGTTGTTGGAGCACCAAACTATGTGGTAGATTTGACACCATCTCATGTGGGTGGCGAGTATGAGTCAAATTACCATCAACAATTTGAAGGTGCCAGAAATTTTAGAAGGAAGGGCCATTACATGCAAGGGCATAGTAGGGGTAGAGGGCAAGGACACTACGATGGTCGAGGAAACACACAGAATTAtaataatagcttttcaaatcCTCATCCTGCTAAGACTCAGAGCCCTTCATTAGTGTTACCACAAGACAAGTATGCTAATACTCAACCACAGgaacaaacaaaaccaaaagaaaaaatgagtgCTAGATGGCGTCGAATGCAGGGAACTGACAGTGAGAGTGACAGTGAAGACACTGAGTCAGACAGTAGTGATAGCAGCAGTGACAGTagtggtagcagtagtagtagttctGGGAGTTCAAGTGGTTCAGACTCAGATAGTGATGATAGCTCTGTTCATAAACACAAGGTTagcaaagatggaaaaaaagatttAAGCCAGGGAGATGCAAAACCAGTTGTTATCCCTGCTAATAGTAGTCTTAAGGTACAACGTTCTAAAGATGCAGTTTCAAAGTCTCCTCCAAAGCAAGTTATTGCTCATGGTAAAAGCTCCCCTCAGAAGGCTGTAGGATCATCAAGACGAAGCTCTGTGAGCCCTACCTCCAAGAAGTATAGTGGttctcagcagcagcagcaaaagcaGTCACCAAACCATTTACATAAAAGACTGTCTGGTAGTCCACCCAGCCACAATACTTTCTCTTCCAGCGTAAGACCCCGAAGCCCAGCTCAGCATCTTAGTTCTAGAAGTCCAGGAAGAGGAAGTGGGAGAAGCCCAGGAACTAGGGGCCGCAATGTTCGTTCTAGATCCCTTTCTCCTTCCAGGAAGAGATCTAGGAGCCCTTTACCTTGGAAGAGAGGAAGGAGTCCTCTTCCTCTTGGACGAAGCAGAAGTCCTATGCACAGAAGAGTTTCACCAAGGAGGGGTTCAAGGAGCCCCTTGCCTGGTAAGAGCCCAAgtccaagagagagaagaggttcaAGGAATTCTCCAGTTCGCAGAAATTCCAGTCATTCTTTATCGGGGAAGGCCTCTCTTGGAAGGAGGAGCTCAAGGAGTCCTTTGGGAAGATTATCAAGGAGTCCTTTAGGTAGGAGTTCTAGAAGTCCTTTCAAGAGAAGCACAAGAAGCCCTCTCAGAAGAGGTTCCAGGAGTCCCCTTGGCAGGGGGCCTAGGAGTCCTCTTGGTAGAAATTCAAGGTCTCCTCTTGGAAGTCGACCCAGAAGTATGGGAAGGAGAGCATCAAGAAGTCCCTACAGTAGAAGAGGATCAAGGACTCCTGTAAGAAGGAGGGGCTCTTTCAGCCCCCTGCCAAGGAGAGATTCCAGAAGTCCTATGCATCGAAGAACTCCTCCACTGAAAGGTTCTAGGAGTCCATTACCAAGAAGTCCCTTACAGAAACGAAGTTCGGGACCCTATATTTCTAGAAGATCTTCAAGAAGTCCATTACTGAAAAGAAATTCACGAAGTCCACTCCCCCATCGAAGCACAAGAAGTCCTTTACTGAGTCCGCGATCTAGACGAACTCCACCATTAAAAAGACGTTCAAACTCAGCCCAGAGAAACACATCAAGAAGCCCACATAGACGAAGTTCTCAAAGTCCGGGGATGAGGAGAAGTTCTAGAAGTCCGCTTCACCGAAGACTGGAGTCAAGAAGCCCAATTCGTAGGCAAGACTCCCGAAGCCCTTTTCACAGGCATGGGTCAAGAAATTCACTGCACAGACAGGCTTCAAGAAGTCCTAGACCAGGCAGGCACTCAAAAAGGTCTTTGCCTCCAAGGGGGTCCAGAAGTCCAGTATCAAGGCGGCACTCAAGAAGTCCTTTGCACCGTTTATCAAGAAGTCCTTATAGGGAACTAGGTAAGAGTCCTGGGGAAGGTGGAAGAATGAAACCTGAATCAAGTCGAAAGAGAGGGCTATCAAGAAGCTGTAGTCCACCACCATGGAGATATTCAAGAAGCCCTGTTCGCAGGAGCTCTAGGAGCCCTTTAGGTAGGTTGGCACGAAGCCCACACAGATTAAACAAAAGTTCACCACAAAAGCTTTTGAAGGCATCCCCATCTGGTAGAAACATAAGAAGTCCTCCTCTGCAGAGGATATCGAAAAGTCCACTTCCTCGTCGACTGTCCAGGAGTCCACGACGAACGAGAAGTCCAGCTCCCAGAAGGCTTTCTAGAAGTCCTCTTCCACGTTCATCAAGGAGTCCAGTGTCAAGGATGATATCCAAAAGTCCACATCATCATTCAAGAAGTCCTGCTCTTCGAAGAATATCAAGGAGTCCTCTCCCACACCTATCAAGAAGCCCCCTTCCTATAAGGAGGCTTGGAGATAAAAGCCCATCTCCTAGACGTCTTCATAGGTTATCACCCTCCTCACATAGATCATATAGTCCTAATAGGAAAAATCAGAGATTTTCTGAAAGTCCTCTGTCTCCACAGAATTACAGCACACGCAGTCAACATTTTAGAAGGTCTCTTAGCCCCATGGCAAGAAGAGGGCAGAATATGATCATGAAATCTCATAGTCCTTTTGGTAGGTCACCTAGCCCCAGTGGTAGAAAAGAATGGGGCCATGGCAGACGATCAGGAAGCCTATTTGAAAGAAATTCAAGAAGTCTGTCTCCTCAGAACAGAATAGGAAGAGGAAGCACTCCTCCAAGGGAGAGAAACCAAAGGTTAACCAGCAGAGGTGGCAGGGGTGGCTTTGGGTACCAAGGCTATGATCGAGCAGCAGACAATGCTCATGTGAGCCGTTTTCCCCAGAGCAATGCTCTTGCTGCAGCAGGAAGGCTAGAATTTCCTCCTGgctttaataattataatgtgaATAATAATCAGCGTCGTCTTGAATATGATGAGATGAATTCAGATCCACTTGCCAGATCGGGATGGTCTCAAGGAACCAGAAATGATAGAGATTATTCTCCCCATAGGATTGCAGAAGGTGGCTGGCAGAGTCAGTATCAGCAAAGAGACCGTCCAGGCCCCCTTATATATCCCCATCCAGATGATCAGTTTGACAACCGTGGCCATAACCTTAACAGACTTGGCCATCAGGGCCCAGTAACTCAAGGTGCTCGTGGTAGAGGGCGGGGAAGGATAAGTTCTCCCAAACCACTCATGTATAGATCAATATCTCCTCCTCCCCATCTGGAGAGATCACCTCAAAGGTTCCCTGTAGGTAATAGATTTAGTGAATTACCTCCTCAAGGTCAGAATGAGCGTCGTCGACGTTTCTCGCCTGGCAGATTACCACCCAGAAATGAAAGATCCAGATCCAGATCTCCATATTCAGGTGGATCACAGATGCAAATTCAAGGTGGGAGAGGAAGACCCTTATCTCCAAGGGAGCAGTTAAGGAGAGGGCCAAGGACACCACCCATACCACCAAATAAAAAACTGTCTCCTAGACAATCAGTTTGGCCTGAAGAGAAGGGCAGTGTGCAGACCAATAGAGGAAGTCCATCATTTGTTAATGAGAAAATGCCAAGCACTAGTGGTTCAAATCAAAATTCTGACAGATATTCACATAGAAGTAAGTCTCCCTCAAATTCAAGAGAACAATTTAGAACTAGAGACTTGGGATCACACCACCAGCAGTATCAAGGTGGCAGAGGTCATTCCCCACCCTTTGATAGAAGACAAGAAGAGAAGTACACAGGTGACCTCCGTGACCGCTTGGGAAGAGATCCTGGGTCCCATATCTCACAGGATAAGAGCAAGAAAGGGAGATTACAGTCTCCACAGAAGGGTGAAAGTAGAAGTAGGGCGAATGCTGGTGGGGGTAGGGGCCGAGGACGAGGTAACAGGGCCCGACGGCCTGGTAGTCCTGACCGCAGTAGACGTCAGGTCCCTCAAAATACAGAAGTTTCTCTTCAGCAACAACCTAGAAGCCCCTCTAGTCATCAGAAGGGTGCATCTTCTTCAGGATCCTGGGAGAGAAAAGGTAGCAAGAGCTCCACGCTGCAAGGGAAAGCTAATCCTAAATATAGCCATCAGTCCCCCGAGAGGCATGGTCGTAATGGAAGTCCATGGTTGGAACCAGTCACTCCAGAAAAACAAAGTCAGACAGGAGGAGATCGCTCTGTATCACCTGCAGCCAACATGGGTGAACCGCAAAAGGCAAAATCAAGCAAACCTGATGCGAAATCAGCTGAGAAAGGCAAGGAAATTGAAAGGAAGCCTAGAACAAACAATAAGGAAAAGGAGGATCTTTCTTCCAAAGGAAAAAGAGATATGCCCAAAAGAAGTGATAATAATTCTCAAGATCAGCAGAGTAAGAAAAACAATGGTAGTGGACAGTTATTGCCACAGGATGGCAAAAAAGCTGCGGtgaaaccaaaagaagaacaaagacaaacatttaagaacaaaaatgggaaagaaaaagaagaaaagaaggatgaTGATGGTatcgaaaagaaaaagaaaaaaagaaagaagaaatacagaaaggtaagtaaagaagaaggagaagatgaTAGCGATGATGATGAATCTGTGAAGAGCAAAtcaagcaagaagaagaaaaaggaaaagaagaagaagaaggatagtaagaaaaagaagaagaagcataagAGAGCAGACAGTGATAGTGATGAAGTTGAACAACCCAGAAGTAAAAGTCAAAAAGAAG GCAAAAGGAACACTGAGGATCTACCTGATCTACGTCAGACGTTGAAACGTAAAATAGATTCTTCTGTAGATAGAAGCACTAATAGACCTGAAGGAagcaaaaaagaggaaaaatcacaaagaaaggagagagatgaagaaaaagaTAGCAAGAGTCACCTGAATGATGAGAGCACTAGAAAGAAAAGGCCTG